In Deinococcus aquaticus, the sequence GCGACCGCCAGCACGTCTACCTCGAACGAGTAGGCAAACCCCTTCCGTTCTCGCGTCGCGGTGGAGGCGGACCGGAACCAGTTGAGCGAGACCGAGCACGCCATGCCGCCCGGTTGGAAGCTGCGCTGACACAAGCTGTGAAAGCCTCTTTAGGCCAGCGCGACCCAGCCATGCAGGTTGGCCTACAGGGGACATACCTTGACTTTGAGTTCGCGTCCAGGGACGCCGCCAAGGATCTCCTCAAAAGCCTGGATTCCAAACGGCCAGGTATGAACCTCGCCTCGGTACATCAAGATGACGGAACTGGAACCGTTCGCGCCACAGTGGCGATCACCGACGCCTGGATTCCGAGGCTGACTCAAAAAATTACCGACTATCGCGACAAGGAGACAAGAGGCGGAAACCCACAGAACGCGCCGTTGATCACCAATATCGAAGGCATCCGCCACGCTGCTCTGCTCTCCATCTTCGTCGGGGATCGGAGTAGGCTGCCGCCACCGAACGAATCAATCTGGTGGGAAATCTGGATTCGTCGAGATACCCGTGAGGAGTTCACTGAATTGGCACGGCGGGCTGAACTCAATGTTTCAAGCACCACCCTGACGTTCCCTGATCGAGAAATTCTTCTTGTTGAAGGCACTATGGATACGCTGAGTCGGATCTTCGTCAACTCCCTGATGATGACTGAAGTGCGGCTTGCCCTGGACACACCCAGCGCGTTCATCAATATGCGCAACGACGAGCAGGTGGAATGGAGTGATGAAGCTGCTCAACGGCTACTGCCTCCAGATCCGATGGTCCGGAGTTCTGTATTGATTCTGGACAGCGGTGTCAATCGGAGCCACCCGCTGATCGCACCTTATCTCGACCCTAAGCACTGGGACGCTTGGCACCCAGCCTGGGGTCCGGACGACATGGCGAGATACGAGGGCCACGGCACAGCTATGGCTGGTTTGGCACTACACGGCGATCTCGAAGGTTTTCTGAAAGCCACCACGCACATGCAGCATAACCATGTGTTGGAGTCAGTGAAAATTCTGCCTCCAGCTGGGGCCAATCCAAAGCATCTCTACGGCCGGATTACGCAGGACGCTGTCCTGCAGATGGAGGCCATTAATCCTGAGCACTGGCGCGTCACCTGTCTTGCGGTCACGGCCATTGATGACGCCAAGGGAGGCCGCCCGACGGCTTGGTCCGCAGCCATTGACCAGCTTGCTAGTGGCGCAGATGATGAACCGCAGCGCCTCATCGTGGTGTCCGCGGGTAATTCTCAGCCAACGACAAAGGATGTTTTGGGGAATTATCTCGATTTTGCAGATCTCTCTCAGGTGCATAGCCCAGCGCAGGCCTGGAATGCGCTGACTGTTGGCGCCTATACCGAGAGAACCAACGTGGTTGACGCTAGATACGCCCACTGGTCTCTTGTAGCACCGTTCGGCGATCTCTCTCCTACCAGCAGCACCTCGCAGTCGTGGCATGAGCAGTGGCCCATAAAGCCTGATGTAGTCCTTGAGGGCGGGAATCTGATTGCTAACGCGGCGATGGCTGCCCACGCGCCGCATTCGGACGTGCGGCTGCTGACGACAGACTTTGATTTACCTACGGCTCAGTTCCGGGAATTTGGAGATACCAGCGCCGCCGCAGCTCTCGCGTCTCAGATGGCGGCTCGCTTGGCGTCGGCGAATCCTCATTATTGGCCAGAAACTGTACGCGGGATGCTGGTCCACTCAGCAGACTGGACCGATGCGATGAAGGGCCACCGAGTCCATCCTCCTCTATCCGGTAACCGCCTGCTCTTGCGGCGGTACGGCTATGGTGTTCCGAATCTCGACCGTGCGCTCCAGAGTGCCAGCAACGATCTGACCATGGTCATCCAGGACTCCCTTCGCCCTTTCAAGTTTGAGGATGGGCGAACGAAGACCAACCAGATGAATATTCACCGGTTTCCGTGGTCCAGCCTGGATCTCACTGCTTTAGAGGGAATAGAGATGGAGTTGCGTGTCACGCTCTCCTACTTCATCGAACCCAACCCCAGCGAGCGTGGATTCATCCAACGTTTCCGCTACGCATCCCATGGCTTGCGGTTTGCGGTGAAAGGTCCCCTGGAAACCGAGGAGACCTTCAAGGCTCGAATACAACACGAAAGCCTTCCTGATGAAGGCGCAGGCATCCGGGATGCCGGAAACGAATATTGGGAACTGGGACCTAAGCTCCGAACATCGGGGTCGCTGCATTCTGACCGTTGGCGAGGCGATATTGCGTCGCTACAGCGCTGTGAGTCTATTCTGATTTATCCAGTAAGTGGCTGGTGGAGAGAAAAACGCGGCGGCACTCCAGAGTACTGGGACAGGGATGCCCGCTATTCCCTGATGGTGAGCCTGCGGGCGCCTGAGACCGATATCGATATCTACACACCTATTGCCACAGCCTTGACAGTGCCTGTTGAGATTGAGAACTGAGCCATTACGCAGCTCCAGTCTGATGGGTGAGATGCACAGCGTGGACGGCGCGTAGGCCCTGACGGACAGTCTGGTGGACGCGGAGGTGCCGCTGGATCAGGTGGCGCTGCATCTTAACGCGGACGAGCTTCGCTACCGCCAGCGCGGCGGCGTTTGACCAGATTGATGGGACATACGGCAACGCCTGGGAGTGACGAGAGCGCTCATATGAGTCACCGCTCATCGTGACCCACTGCTAGTGTGACGGCGTGACCACGACCGCACCAGCCGACATTCCCGAGGTCCAGCTTCACAACAGCAGCAACCACGCCATGCTGGCCCTTGGCCTCGCACAACAGGGCGCCCTGAATGGCAAAAGTGTGCAGGCTCAAGGAGAGCAGTTCAGCAGAGTGGTGGACAGACTGGCGAACGACCCTGGATTCGATGTGGTAGCAGCGGAAACTGCGGCGGAATACCTGAAGACTCAGGCGATGCGCGTCGATCAATTCTGGGCTCGGTTCGGCCTTCGCCGGGGCACGTACCTGGCACTGCTGCCCGCTCTGCTCCTGTACGCCGTCACCGAAGGACAGCCGTACGAGTTGCTCGTTGGCCTGGGGGTGGCCCTAGCCACGCTCACCTTCGTAGCCGGGCACTATGCTGATCTCATCCAGATCGACATGAAAACCGGTGAGTCCCTGCTCAAAGCGGCCACCAAGCGGCGCACACAGCTTCAGCAGGCGAATCAGCTGGTGCCCGCCGCGGTGGGTATTAATTTGGTCGCGGTTGAAAAGCGCGTGAGAAAACAGCATCAAGCGGTGAAGTGGATCATGGTAGTCGCTCTCGCTGCGTTTCTCATCTTCGGGGTCGCTGTCTTCCTGCATGTCAGGACGGCTGGCTTACCAGCAGCGTAGGGTGAGCGGCAGGGACGTCCGAGACCTAACCTCCATCGTAGATCGCAGACCTGCTGGACGCCGCGTGGCGCGTGGATCAGGGGGAGGACGCCAACGCGCTGGATCTGGACGTTCGCGTAGCGCTGGCCGACCGCCTGAGCTGCGACAAGAACCTGCGGGCCGAGGCCTGGGCAGCGTGGCGCGACGACCGGTTTGCGCACGGCTCCAACGTGAACGAGGCGGAGTACTGGCTGGACGTCGAGTTCGTGCAGCCCTGCCCGGAGGACTGGCCCACTGAGGACTAACGCCCCCAGTGGGGGCGGCGCGCAGATGAGCGTGGGCGCGGGCCGCGGCGCGTATAGCCTGCCCACATGACGGACGCCGCGCGCTTCGTGCAGGACCACCCCTACCAGATGCTGTACGGCCTGATCGGCCTTGCGGTCCTGCTGGTCATCAACGAGATCCGCCACGCCATCGAGAAGGCCGCGATGCGCCGCGCGTTCCTTCGGCCAGCCGCTAGCATCCCAGCCGCCACGCCAGCTGCGCCCGCAGCCGCCAAGACGGGCGGCGCGCTGGGCAGTCTGGCGGTGGCCGTGGTGATCCTGGGCGGGGCGTTCTACGTCCTGCCATTCCTGCAGGGCCAGCTCGGGCAGGGGGGTGGCGCGGCGGCCGTGGCGGGAGCCCTGACCAGCGGCACCTACCGGGGCCTGGGGAGCAGCCCACTGGGCAGCGCCGACCTGACCCTGGAACTGGACCTGCTCAGCAGCCCCAAGCAGGTCACCCTGACCAGTCCGACCGCGGGGCGATTCCGCCTGGACGGGCAGGTCACGCCGGAGAGCGGGGGCACGTACCTGTCCGGCACGCTGGTGAATGACCAGGGCGTGGGGCTGGGCACGATCAAGGCGCATGTGACACCGAGCCGGGTGACCGGAACGGCGGGCATCGGGCCGGCGCAGTGGCAGCTGGACCTGCGGCGCTGAGCGGGTACGCCAGGGGCATGACCGCGACCCTGACCCGTTCGACCCGAGCCTTCCTGGTGGGCGCCACGCTGCTGCTAGCGGCGCTGGGCGTGTCCGGCACGGGCCATACCCTTCAGGTCTGCCCGGAGTGCATCAGCGTTCAGCTGTTCGACCCCTGCCTGGGCTGCTGAGGGGAGGCCGCGTCCGGCACTGGAGCTGGGGTGCGTGCCACACGAGCGGGCGAGATTGGGTACTGCTACGCAAAGTACCTTGCGGTGCGTGCTGCACAGACCCCAGGATGCGGGCATGCCGAAACCATCCCCGACTGCCAAACCCGCCACCACTGCCTCCAAAATCGCCAAGACCGAACTGGTCGACCGGGTCGCCGCCGAGACTGGCCTGACCAAGAAACAGGCCGGTGATGCATTCGACGCCCTGATCGATGGCATCGTCAGCGGCCTGAAGAATGGCCAGAGCGTGGGCCTGCCCGGCCTGGGCACCCTGAGCGTCCGCGCGACCGCCGCCCGGACCGGCGTGAAGCCCGGCACCAGCGAGAAGATCCAGATCCCGGCCGGCAAGAAAGTCGGGTTCAAGGTTGCCAGCGCCCTGAAAGACACCCTGTAACGCGGCAAGACTAGCGCCGGGCCTCACGTTCGAGGCCCGGCGCTTCGTGTGATCAGTCGCCGAGGGGCAGCGGGCTGGTCAGGGGGCGGTCGCGCTGCCCGGTCAGATCCTGTCCGGGCGTGGTCTGGGCGAAGCGTTCGGCGAGGGCTGTGAGCTGGGCGGTGCTCACCAGGGCGCCGAGCAGGCGGGAGCGGGCGCTGAGGCTGGGGGTGGCGCGGTACAGGCCGGGCTGGACGGCCTGGGCGCTGCCGACGTGCCGACCGTTCCAGGTGAGGGCCGGGGGCAGGCCGGGGCGGGTGACGAGCCCCACTCCGGTGGGCGGGGCGCGCAACTCCTCGGCAATGTAGGCGTCGGGGGTGGGGGACGGCTCGACCTGGGCGGGGTTCATGCGGTCGCCTCCTGGCCGTGCTCGTCGGTTTCCAGCTCGCAGCTCAGGCATTCGTGGCCTTCGAGCTGGCCGGTGGGGTCGTGGTGCAGGGCGATGAAGGCGGGGTGGCCGCAGCGGGGGCAGCTGGGGCCGGGTTCGAGGTGGGGGCCGGGCTGGGTGAAGGTGTCAGGCATGAGTATATGATTTCTCTTTATGCGGGCGGGGTGGTGTGTCTATTCTGTGGCAGCAACCGCCGCGCCACGCTGGCCTGCGACGCGGCTGCGTCGACCAGCTGCACGCCCCGCTCGACCGCCTGAAGCGCGTCGCGCACCTCGGGATTCCCGGCCGCATCCAGGGCCAGGACGCGCAGCAGGCGGCGCAGGTCCGGGCTCAGGCGGGCCAGGGCGTCCTCCAGGCGCGCAAGGCGCACCTCGGTGCTCTGCTCCGCCAGCGTGGTCATCGCGGCCGCGAACGCCCGCGCCTTGGCCTCCTCGTGCCGGGCGTAATAGCGGCCGTCCAGGAACCAGCCCCAGAACCGGGCACGTGAGCCCTCGACCTGCAGGCGGAAGCGGCGGGTACTCACCGGCAGGCGGCCCTCGCCGTCGTCCAGGATCGCGGTGACGCTCCCGTCCCGGCTCGACCCGACCAGCCGCTCGCCCTGCCCGTCGCGGACCGCCTCGAACGGCACGAACTGGCGGCTGAGCCCGTCCCAGGTCGCGCCCCGGCTCTCGGTGCTGGAGAACAGCTGCAGGTCAGAGAACGCCGCGCTGTACGCCGCCTGCAGGAACACGTAATCGGTGGGGGTGCCGCCGGGCAGGGTGAGCGCGCCGGTGATCACGCCCCCCTGGACGAACACGGTGAGGTGACCGGACCGCGCGCGGGCCTCGGCGAGCTGGGCGGCGGCGCCGGGGGCCACGGGCAGGTGCAGGTCGAGGCCTTCGAGGATGCGCAGGTGGGCGAGGGCACCCTCGACGAGCGGGCTGGGGAGGATCACGGTGGCGTTGCGGTAACTGGTCATGGGGTCTCCTGGGGAAGGGCCCGCCCCGGCCGGTCGCGCGGGGCGGGCAGGGGAAGGGGTTCAGGCGGCGCGGCCGTCGCGCACGGTCAGGTGGAGTGCCCGGTGGGTGAGCTGGAAGCCCGCGAGGTTGCGCGGGACGCCCTGGCCGGAGTCGCTGATGAACAGGGCGTGGCCGCTGGGCAGGAGGCTGTGCAGTCCGAGGTGGCGGGGGCCGTCCTTGAGGATGTCGAACTTCAGACCGTGCACGAGATCCGCCCAGCTGGTCACGCCTTCACGGTGGGCGACCGCGTCACACCAGGCGGGCGCGGCGCGGCTGGCCTCCAGTAGGTAGGCGTGTGGTTCGAGTTCGTCGGCAGGCGTGACGTTGATCGCGACGATGTGCAGGCCGGTCTCGTCGGTGTGGAGGGTGACGCGGTCGGCGTGCTGGGCGTGGCGGGTAGCCGCGGCGCGCAGGTCGGCCTGGATCTCGGGCGCGACGGTCATCATCGCCTCGACGTCGTCGGTGGTGCGGACGTGCGCGGTGCGCTGGCCGTCCCAGTCGTGGGGCAGGGTGAGCAGGGCGTTGATGATGGTGCGGCGGCCGGTGGGGGAGATGAGTTCGTTCATGGCTATATGATCTCATTTAATGCGGAGGTATGGTGTGCCACTTGTGTGTCGGAGCCGGACAAACGAGCGCCGGACCCGGCAAGTCACGCGGGTCCGGCAGCAGGGGGCGGGGGCTCAGGCCGCGGGGAACAGCTCGGTCACCTCACCGCCCCGAACGAACAGGTAGAACGTCTCTTCCGCAATGGACTCGTCGGCCACGCCCACGTAGAAGTCCTGCAGGGTGTCCGGGAGGCGCGAGTCCCCGTTGGTCAGGCTCATGGCGTGCCCGTTCGGCAGCGGCGCGACCAGGGCGGCACACCCACCCCCGGTGTCCTGCGGCGCGAACTCCAGGCCGTGGGTCAGGTCCGCCCAGTCCTGCGCGCCCTCGCGGCGGGCGACCGCGTCACAGGCCTCAGGGGACGCGCGGTAGGCCTCGGCCAGCAGCGCCTGCGCCTGGACCTGCGCGGCCGGCACGCGGCGGACCGCGACGATGTGCAGGCCGGCCTCGTCGGTGTACAGGGTGGCGCGGTCCCCGAACTTCTGGCCGTACGCGGCGGCGCGCAGGTCGGCCTGGGCGTCGGGGGCGACGGTCATCATCGCCTCGACCTCGTCGGGGGTGGTGACGTGGATGGTGTGAACGCCATCCCAGTGGGCGGGTAGGGTCAGGGCGGCCGTGATCAGGGTGCGTTTCATAGGTACCTCCGGTGCGCTGGACACGTTGTAATGATGGCATTTTATGCTGTGCATGTGGTGTGTCGTTTGTGTGTGGCACGGCGAGAACGCCGCCCTACACCGCCCGTGCCAGATCGAACAACCCCGGCTGCCCCGCTCCCGCCTCCACCCACCCCTGCACGTCCCGCAGGCCCCGCTCCACGCCGGTGAAGCGCAGGTAGGTGCCGTCACACGAATCCGCGCCCAGCGCCACGCAGGCCTGCACCCGCCGCGCACTGTTCACCCGCCCCACGTGCACGCCCCAGTACCCCAGCGCCCCCGCCTGGGCGATCAGCGCCGGGCCGTGCCGCCCCCGCCACGCGTCCGACCCGGCAAGGAACAGCCAGTTCGCACTTTCGGGCAGCGCCAGCGCCTCCTGACCGTCCTGCGCCACGACCGCCACCGGGAAGTCGTGCGCCTCGATCACGGACCGCCAGCGCGGGAACAGCGCCAGGGTGGCCGCCGCGTCCCCCACCACGTCCGGCGCGGCCACGAACAGGCAGCGCGGGGCGAACGGCCGCAGCCGCTCCAGATGCGCGAGAAACGCCGCCGCCTGGAAGTGCCCGGTGAACCCGTCGTTGTCACTCGCCCACCAGCGACCCTCTGCGAGCGGCGCCAGTCCCCGCACCCGGGGGCCCACCATGACCCCGACGTGCGGCGACGCGCCCCCCAGCCGGCTGCCGGTGGCCACCAGGTACATCGTCACGCCGCCACCCGCAGCCGCAGGAGCATCTCGCCCAACTCGCGCCGCCGCGTGAACACGTCGAAGATCCGGTCCAGCGCGGCCCGCTCGTCGGGCGTGAAGCGGGGACCGTACACCCACAGCAGCTGCGCGGTGTGCGCCCGACCCCACGCGAGGAGGGCTCCAAGCGCCTCGTCCCGCGCGGCCCGGGCGGCGGTCAGACCCAGCTCATCGTCCGCCTGATCCATCAGCTCGGCCCACTGGTCCTCGGTGCAGTCGCCGTGATCGAGGCGCAGGGTCAGCAGGTCCTGCACGAAGGCCACGTCGACCGCCACCCGCCGCACCTCCTCGCGGGCCAGGGCGTAGTTGCGCTGCACGGGGTGCAGGTGCGCCCAGCGCCCGCTCACGCGGCCCCCCGGATCAGGCGGGCCGCGTAGCCGCGCACCTGCTCGGCCTCGTGGGGCTGCACCTGGGTGAGGCTGCTGATCACGCGGCCCAGCGCGGCGCTCGCCACGGCGTAGTGATTCCCGGCCAGGATGCCAGCCAGGGCGAGGTCACGGTGCAGGCGGCTGGCGGCGGGCTTGGGCAGCCCGATGCGGACCTCCTCGCGCAGCTGCACCTGACCGTCGCGTTTGGCGCGGTTGAGGATGGCGACGGCGGCCGCCTCGGTCGCGTCCCGGCCGTCCACGCTGGCGCTGATGACGCCCTGGCCGTCAGCGGCGAGGGTCACGCGGTGCTGGCCGAGGATGACCGGGGCGGTGCCGGACTCGTAGCGGCCGTAGAGGGTGACGTTCCAGGTGCGGGTGATGTGGCGGGGTTTGGTATGGTTGCGCATGGCCTTGCTCCTTGATGGGGGTGGGGTTTGAGGTGGCGCGGTGAATCTTGGCGGACGATCCGCGCCCTTCTCTTGTTAATTATGATGGCAGATTGTGCGCGTGTATTGGTGTGAATAACCTGTGCTCCCACGGGTCCGGCTCGAACGGAAAGCGGCCCCCCGCCTGCGCGAAGCGCTCGACCGTCACCCAGGCGTACTCGACT encodes:
- a CDS encoding S8 family peptidase, with product MSDTPRDRQHVYLERVGKPLPFSRRGGGGPEPVERDRARHAARLEAALTQAVKASLGQRDPAMQVGLQGTYLDFEFASRDAAKDLLKSLDSKRPGMNLASVHQDDGTGTVRATVAITDAWIPRLTQKITDYRDKETRGGNPQNAPLITNIEGIRHAALLSIFVGDRSRLPPPNESIWWEIWIRRDTREEFTELARRAELNVSSTTLTFPDREILLVEGTMDTLSRIFVNSLMMTEVRLALDTPSAFINMRNDEQVEWSDEAAQRLLPPDPMVRSSVLILDSGVNRSHPLIAPYLDPKHWDAWHPAWGPDDMARYEGHGTAMAGLALHGDLEGFLKATTHMQHNHVLESVKILPPAGANPKHLYGRITQDAVLQMEAINPEHWRVTCLAVTAIDDAKGGRPTAWSAAIDQLASGADDEPQRLIVVSAGNSQPTTKDVLGNYLDFADLSQVHSPAQAWNALTVGAYTERTNVVDARYAHWSLVAPFGDLSPTSSTSQSWHEQWPIKPDVVLEGGNLIANAAMAAHAPHSDVRLLTTDFDLPTAQFREFGDTSAAAALASQMAARLASANPHYWPETVRGMLVHSADWTDAMKGHRVHPPLSGNRLLLRRYGYGVPNLDRALQSASNDLTMVIQDSLRPFKFEDGRTKTNQMNIHRFPWSSLDLTALEGIEMELRVTLSYFIEPNPSERGFIQRFRYASHGLRFAVKGPLETEETFKARIQHESLPDEGAGIRDAGNEYWELGPKLRTSGSLHSDRWRGDIASLQRCESILIYPVSGWWREKRGGTPEYWDRDARYSLMVSLRAPETDIDIYTPIATALTVPVEIEN
- a CDS encoding HU family DNA-binding protein codes for the protein MPKPSPTAKPATTASKIAKTELVDRVAAETGLTKKQAGDAFDALIDGIVSGLKNGQSVGLPGLGTLSVRATAARTGVKPGTSEKIQIPAGKKVGFKVASALKDTL